The following are from one region of the Noviherbaspirillum sedimenti genome:
- a CDS encoding MlaC/ttg2D family ABC transporter substrate-binding protein → MRKVYFWVTTVACMLYAASAFASLASAQEAPDVLVKRVSQEIIDLATSDKEIQAGNRQRILAVVNEKILPHADFRRATALAVGRHWRGATPEQQERLISEFRDLLMYTYAGAMSQIKKGYPLRFLPLRVEPNADEVEVRFEVRRPQRSAEPIRVSYRMAKSADGWKIYDVNVVGVWMSEAYRNTFTSEINRGGIAGLIETLAEKNKSLAASAKASAKAL, encoded by the coding sequence ATGAGAAAAGTCTATTTCTGGGTAACAACTGTTGCCTGTATGCTTTATGCCGCCTCGGCATTTGCCAGCCTGGCGTCTGCCCAGGAAGCGCCGGATGTTTTGGTCAAGCGCGTGAGCCAGGAAATCATCGATCTGGCGACCAGCGACAAGGAAATTCAGGCCGGCAACCGCCAGCGAATTCTGGCGGTCGTCAATGAAAAAATTCTGCCGCATGCTGATTTCCGCCGCGCCACCGCGCTGGCAGTCGGACGCCACTGGCGCGGCGCGACGCCGGAACAGCAGGAACGCCTGATCAGCGAATTCCGTGACTTGCTCATGTACACCTATGCCGGTGCCATGTCGCAAATCAAGAAGGGGTATCCATTGCGCTTCCTGCCGTTGCGCGTCGAGCCCAACGCTGACGAAGTTGAAGTGCGCTTCGAGGTGAGGCGTCCCCAGCGCAGCGCCGAACCGATCCGCGTTAGTTACCGAATGGCAAAATCAGCAGATGGCTGGAAAATTTACGACGTCAACGTGGTCGGGGTGTGGATGAGCGAGGCATACAGAAACACTTTTACCTCGGAAATCAACCGCGGCGGTATCGCCGGGCTGATCGAGACGCTGGCGGAAAAAAATAAAAGTCTGGCGGCAAGCGCCAAGGCGTCCGCCAAGGCGCTATAG
- a CDS encoding c-type cytochrome has product MQQAISFGTAALDSKSLAIGDPSISRRRCRIRKLIVSGALGVTAMLVAGCGGDSDEPDPELVAQGKQIFRFDTFGDETQWTDTLRLHEVIRTAVDPTTALSVGLKVDSEALPPAVVQGIQNGSINLKSPDTTVALLKLNAVVGLQGKVEVVNGKDTLTRVGVTCALCHSTVDNSFAPGIGKRLDGWPNRDLDPGAIIALSPALDAVKKAVYNSWGKGKYDPRFNLDGQNGPQVIPPAYGLKGIHRITSTGDGTEIAYWNRYVGVTQMGGHGTFFEPRTGVNVTNGTDDLISSKLPALQAYQLSLAAPPPPAGSFDASAALRGSAVFKGAARCASCHSGLEFTDANVRLHLPSEVVSEPEPLGVPSYASRSATKMYRTAPLRGLWQHPPYFHNGTAATLEDVVQTYNTRQSLGLTAAEIADLVQYLKSL; this is encoded by the coding sequence ATGCAACAGGCAATATCATTCGGAACGGCAGCACTCGATAGCAAGTCCCTGGCAATCGGTGACCCCAGCATTTCCCGGCGGCGCTGCAGAATACGCAAGCTGATCGTTTCAGGCGCACTAGGGGTCACCGCCATGCTCGTGGCCGGTTGTGGCGGCGATTCTGACGAGCCGGACCCAGAATTGGTCGCGCAAGGAAAGCAGATTTTCCGTTTCGACACCTTCGGCGACGAAACGCAATGGACCGACACCTTGCGCCTGCACGAAGTCATTCGCACCGCAGTCGATCCGACCACTGCATTGTCGGTAGGATTGAAAGTGGATTCGGAAGCATTGCCGCCGGCCGTCGTGCAGGGAATACAAAACGGCAGCATCAACCTGAAAAGTCCGGATACGACAGTTGCCCTGCTCAAGTTGAATGCCGTCGTCGGCCTGCAAGGCAAGGTTGAAGTCGTCAACGGCAAGGATACGCTCACGCGTGTTGGCGTCACCTGCGCCCTGTGCCATTCGACCGTGGACAATTCCTTCGCGCCCGGCATTGGCAAACGGCTCGACGGCTGGCCGAATCGCGACCTCGATCCGGGGGCAATCATAGCCCTTTCACCGGCGCTCGATGCCGTCAAGAAAGCAGTGTACAACTCCTGGGGCAAGGGCAAGTATGATCCGCGCTTCAACCTGGATGGGCAAAACGGTCCGCAAGTCATCCCGCCGGCATACGGACTCAAGGGCATCCATCGCATCACCTCCACCGGCGATGGCACGGAGATCGCCTATTGGAACCGCTACGTCGGTGTCACGCAAATGGGCGGGCACGGCACGTTTTTCGAGCCGCGCACCGGGGTGAACGTGACGAATGGCACGGACGATCTGATCTCATCCAAGCTGCCGGCATTGCAGGCCTATCAGCTGTCATTGGCCGCCCCGCCGCCGCCTGCCGGTAGCTTCGATGCCTCAGCCGCACTGCGGGGGAGTGCAGTCTTCAAAGGCGCGGCCAGGTGTGCCAGCTGCCATAGCGGGCTCGAATTTACGGATGCCAACGTGCGCCTGCATCTGCCCAGCGAGGTGGTCAGCGAACCCGAACCCCTTGGCGTTCCCAGCTATGCTTCCCGCAGCGCGACGAAAATGTATCGGACCGCGCCATTACGGGGACTCTGGCAGCACCCGCCATATTTCCATAACGGCACGGCTGCCACGCTGGAAGATGTCGTCCAGACCTACAATACCAGGCAATCGCTGGGGCTGACGGCGGCTGAAATCGCCGACCTGGTGCAGTATCTCAAGTCACTGTAA
- a CDS encoding helix-turn-helix transcriptional regulator has product MPDQATPSTPSITPPSPLGLLEPLLMTLYDGVTASNGFQDFLAAFARTFNVAAMSLFIQHRETHEMKGLWLHGITPEWAERYALNYVQDDMLAQHVMGAPIGHFYASNLDVPQPELIPQTSFYREWVVPQGFASGAGAVILREGAWFTQSFLLRAAGQPPYTREELARLDALVPHLQRALQMRERFAALQASRDVLAGGLDVLAMPTILFDEHSRVAHMNRRAVQLLADGKVLRLEARHLVAVDGDASRRLNFEISNAIRVSRGEMIALNEVVLVPRSGKMPLMLMVAPVRLGGGQGHGAALMFAFDPQAAPGLTTGRIRKLFGLTETEAALAVALCSGKTLDDVARERSVAPSTVKTHLKHVFSKTGANRQTELVSLLLASPAYFLADGGQAEQ; this is encoded by the coding sequence ATGCCTGATCAAGCAACCCCGTCCACGCCGTCCATAACACCACCAAGTCCACTTGGTCTCCTGGAGCCGCTGCTGATGACGCTCTATGATGGCGTCACCGCATCCAACGGTTTCCAGGATTTCCTGGCGGCGTTCGCCAGGACATTCAATGTGGCCGCCATGTCGCTGTTCATCCAGCATCGGGAAACGCATGAAATGAAGGGCTTGTGGCTGCACGGGATTACGCCGGAGTGGGCGGAGCGCTATGCGCTCAATTATGTGCAAGACGATATGCTCGCCCAGCACGTCATGGGCGCGCCGATCGGCCATTTCTACGCCAGTAACCTGGATGTGCCGCAGCCGGAACTGATTCCGCAGACCAGCTTCTACCGGGAATGGGTAGTGCCGCAAGGTTTTGCCAGTGGCGCGGGCGCGGTGATCCTGCGCGAAGGCGCCTGGTTTACCCAGTCATTTCTGTTGCGTGCCGCAGGCCAGCCGCCCTATACGCGCGAGGAGCTGGCCAGGCTGGATGCGCTGGTGCCGCATCTGCAGCGCGCACTGCAGATGCGCGAGCGTTTTGCTGCACTGCAGGCAAGCCGGGACGTGCTGGCGGGCGGACTCGACGTGCTGGCGATGCCGACCATCCTGTTCGATGAGCACAGCCGCGTGGCACACATGAACAGGCGCGCGGTGCAGCTGCTGGCGGATGGCAAGGTGCTGCGCCTGGAAGCGCGCCACCTGGTCGCTGTCGATGGCGATGCCAGCCGCAGACTGAATTTCGAGATCAGCAACGCCATCCGCGTCAGCCGCGGCGAGATGATCGCGCTCAATGAAGTCGTACTGGTGCCGAGAAGCGGAAAAATGCCGCTGATGCTGATGGTGGCGCCGGTCCGGCTTGGGGGCGGACAGGGGCATGGCGCCGCGCTGATGTTCGCCTTTGACCCGCAGGCTGCGCCTGGCCTGACGACTGGCCGCATACGCAAGCTCTTCGGACTGACCGAGACCGAGGCCGCGCTGGCGGTTGCCCTGTGCAGCGGTAAGACCCTGGACGATGTCGCGCGCGAGAGGTCGGTCGCACCCAGCACGGTAAAAACCCATCTCAAGCATGTCTTCAGCAAGACCGGGGCGAATCGCCAGACCGAACTGGTGTCCCTGCTGCTTGCCAGCCCCGCCTATTTCCTGGCCGATGGTGGCCAAGCCGAACAGTGA
- a CDS encoding EAL domain-containing protein, whose translation MRRKRTAIAMAMVAGLIAIVAPILAALYLASSQSLDEEMARAAALAVEVLRRSDETSNQISAAFEKLEAAHADDPCSLTNIERMRELDLGSTQLQAVGYVANNKLMCSSLGRHGAGFSVGKPDYVNASGVSIRTSVKLPFAPGMPFTIATREQSGYAAIVHRDRALDVALYRPDMSIGLAGRSSRELILSRGPFQPEWLEGIRQGRKGRAFDGKYVLATEPSEKYDYTAYAAVPATYLHAGMRRAALVLVPVGIAAGLVLALAVFYLTRQQLSLPALLRVALRADEFFLLYQPLVDLQSGKWHGAEALIRWRRPDGELLRPDLFIPAAEEGGLIRQLTQKVMALVVRDVSRLLQRHPDFHVGINLSPADLHSDAIVGELRNMLQTAGIGPGSIMVEATERGFLQTEHATQTIKDIRAMGIGVAIDDFGTGYSSLSYLTTFELDYLKIDKSFVDTIGTEAATSQVILHIIEMAKSLNLRIIAEGVETEAQAQYLREHGVHYAQGWLYGKPMPIGELASRLAA comes from the coding sequence TTGAGAAGAAAACGCACTGCCATCGCGATGGCAATGGTTGCCGGACTGATTGCCATCGTGGCGCCGATCCTGGCGGCGCTGTACCTGGCCAGCAGCCAGAGTCTCGACGAAGAAATGGCGCGGGCAGCTGCGCTGGCCGTCGAAGTGCTGCGCCGCAGTGACGAAACCAGCAACCAGATTTCTGCCGCGTTTGAAAAGCTGGAGGCCGCGCATGCCGACGATCCCTGCTCGCTGACAAACATCGAACGCATGCGCGAGCTCGATCTGGGCTCGACCCAGCTGCAGGCGGTCGGCTATGTTGCCAACAATAAGCTCATGTGTTCTTCGCTGGGCCGCCATGGTGCCGGCTTTTCTGTGGGCAAGCCGGACTACGTGAATGCCAGCGGCGTTAGTATCCGGACTTCGGTCAAGCTGCCGTTTGCGCCGGGCATGCCATTCACCATTGCCACCCGGGAGCAAAGCGGCTATGCCGCCATCGTCCATCGTGACCGTGCGCTGGATGTGGCGCTGTACCGCCCCGACATGTCGATCGGCCTGGCCGGCAGAAGCAGCCGCGAACTGATTCTGAGCCGTGGTCCGTTCCAGCCGGAATGGCTGGAAGGGATCCGGCAGGGACGCAAAGGCAGAGCGTTCGACGGCAAGTATGTGCTTGCCACCGAGCCCTCGGAAAAATACGACTATACCGCCTATGCCGCCGTGCCGGCTACCTATCTCCACGCCGGCATGCGCCGCGCCGCACTGGTGCTGGTGCCGGTCGGGATCGCGGCCGGCCTCGTGCTGGCGCTGGCGGTGTTCTACCTGACCCGGCAGCAGTTGTCGCTGCCCGCGCTGCTGCGCGTTGCGCTGCGCGCGGACGAGTTTTTCCTTCTCTATCAGCCGCTGGTCGATCTGCAAAGCGGTAAATGGCATGGCGCCGAAGCCCTGATTCGCTGGCGCCGTCCGGACGGCGAACTGCTGCGGCCGGACCTATTCATCCCCGCTGCGGAGGAGGGCGGCCTGATCCGGCAATTGACGCAGAAAGTGATGGCACTGGTGGTGCGCGATGTTTCCAGGCTATTGCAACGCCATCCGGATTTTCATGTCGGCATCAACCTGTCGCCCGCGGATCTGCACAGCGACGCCATCGTCGGCGAATTGCGCAACATGCTGCAAACGGCCGGCATCGGGCCAGGCAGCATCATGGTGGAAGCGACCGAGCGCGGCTTCCTCCAGACCGAGCATGCCACCCAAACAATCAAGGACATCCGCGCGATGGGCATCGGCGTGGCCATCGACGATTTCGGCACCGGCTACTCCAGCTTGTCCTATCTGACCACGTTCGAACTGGACTACCTGAAGATCGACAAGTCCTTCGTCGATACCATCGGCACCGAAGCCGCAACCAGCCAGGTCATCCTGCACATCATCGAAATGGCGAAATCGCTGAACCTCAGGATCATCGCCGAAGGCGTGGAAACCGAAGCGCAGGCGCAATACCTGCGCGAACACGGGGTGCATTACGCCCAGGGCTGGCTGTACGGCAAGCCGATGCCCATCGGCGAGCTGGCCAGCCGGCTGGCTGCCTGA
- a CDS encoding TetR/AcrR family transcriptional regulator yields the protein MDTVTSKSELTYAAIVDAGLALAAAEGIGKLSLGEVAKQLDLSKSGVFSRVGSLEALQQAVLDEFDRRFAAQVFAPALALPRGLPRLNAIVDNWIRRVCMADATSGCLYTAGSFEYDDVAGPLHDRLQQGVQQWRAGLRKTVLQALEAGHLRPDTEPEQLIFEIYSLIVGLMHDVRFLHDPKAPERMRRAYARLISTYRSFDYLDQPGLR from the coding sequence ATGGATACTGTAACCAGCAAAAGCGAACTCACCTATGCCGCCATCGTCGATGCCGGGCTGGCGCTGGCGGCTGCCGAAGGCATTGGCAAGCTGTCGCTGGGCGAAGTGGCAAAGCAGCTTGATCTGAGCAAAAGCGGTGTGTTTTCCCGGGTAGGTTCGCTGGAAGCGTTGCAGCAGGCGGTGCTGGACGAATTCGACCGGCGTTTCGCGGCCCAGGTCTTCGCGCCCGCGCTGGCGCTGCCGCGCGGGCTGCCGCGCCTGAATGCGATTGTCGACAACTGGATCCGGCGCGTCTGCATGGCCGACGCCACCTCCGGTTGCCTGTATACGGCCGGTTCATTCGAGTACGACGACGTCGCCGGTCCCTTGCACGACCGCTTGCAGCAAGGTGTGCAGCAGTGGCGCGCCGGGCTGCGCAAGACGGTGCTGCAAGCGCTGGAAGCCGGCCACCTGCGGCCGGACACGGAGCCTGAGCAATTGATTTTTGAAATTTACAGCCTGATCGTCGGCCTCATGCACGATGTGCGCTTTTTGCACGATCCCAAAGCCCCGGAGCGCATGCGCCGGGCCTATGCGCGGCTGATATCGACTTACCGCAGCTTCGATTACCTTGACCAGCCTGGTCTGCGGTGA
- the fahA gene encoding fumarylacetoacetase produces the protein MKSDPTTLPSLKSWVQSANAPDTDFPMQNLPFGVFQTADSPARVGVAIGSEILDLAALADVGLLHCEPGVFSRPRLNDFIALGRVAWRNVREQISALLSESNRTLQDDGGLRSKALISRAQATMLLPVDIPGYTDFYSSKEHATNVGMLFRDPQNALLPNWSEIPIGYNGRASSVVVSGTPVRRPNGQIKLPDQERPIFGPCRKLDLELETGFIVGVPNQLGDPIPCERAEQHIFGMVLLNDWSARDFQAWEYVPLGPFNAKTFATTISPWVVTMDALEPFRTAQPVQSPEPLPYLRHEGKHAFDIELEALLKPQQAAEPTTIAHTNFKYMYWSMAQQLAHHTVSGCNTRVGDLMGSGTISGPTRDSLGSLLEMTFNGRESITLKTGEKRAFIEDGDELVLRGWCQGEGFRVGFGTCHGVVLPAKPFE, from the coding sequence ATGAAATCTGATCCCACTACATTGCCTTCACTGAAAAGCTGGGTACAAAGTGCCAATGCTCCAGATACTGATTTCCCAATGCAGAACTTGCCTTTCGGTGTATTCCAAACGGCTGATTCGCCGGCAAGGGTCGGGGTCGCCATCGGCAGCGAGATACTGGACTTGGCGGCGCTTGCCGACGTGGGTCTTTTGCACTGCGAGCCAGGCGTTTTCTCGCGTCCGCGTCTGAATGATTTCATTGCGCTGGGACGCGTGGCTTGGCGCAACGTCCGGGAGCAGATTAGCGCACTGCTTTCGGAATCGAACCGGACATTGCAAGACGATGGCGGGTTGCGGTCGAAAGCCCTGATCTCTCGGGCGCAGGCTACCATGTTGCTGCCGGTTGACATACCGGGCTATACCGATTTTTATTCATCCAAAGAGCATGCAACCAATGTCGGCATGCTGTTTCGCGACCCTCAAAACGCATTGCTGCCGAACTGGTCGGAGATTCCGATCGGCTACAACGGCCGCGCATCGTCCGTGGTGGTAAGCGGCACGCCGGTCCGCCGGCCAAATGGGCAGATCAAATTGCCGGACCAGGAACGGCCGATTTTCGGTCCATGTCGCAAGCTCGATTTGGAACTGGAAACCGGATTTATCGTCGGCGTGCCGAATCAGCTTGGCGATCCGATTCCTTGCGAAAGGGCGGAGCAGCATATCTTCGGCATGGTGCTGCTGAACGACTGGAGCGCGCGCGATTTCCAGGCATGGGAATACGTGCCGCTAGGCCCGTTTAACGCCAAGACCTTTGCGACGACAATTTCGCCTTGGGTCGTAACCATGGATGCGCTGGAGCCGTTCCGCACCGCACAGCCGGTGCAGTCGCCCGAACCTTTGCCTTATCTCCGACATGAAGGAAAACATGCGTTCGACATCGAACTGGAGGCATTGTTGAAGCCGCAGCAGGCGGCTGAACCGACGACAATCGCCCATACCAACTTCAAATACATGTATTGGTCGATGGCGCAGCAGCTGGCGCACCACACTGTGTCCGGCTGCAACACCCGGGTCGGCGATCTCATGGGTTCGGGCACGATCAGTGGCCCGACGCGTGATTCACTCGGATCGCTGCTTGAAATGACTTTCAACGGACGTGAGTCGATCACCTTAAAAACCGGTGAAAAACGTGCCTTCATCGAGGACGGCGATGAACTTGTATTGCGTGGCTGGTGCCAGGGCGAGGGGTTCCGCGTCGGCTTCGGCACATGCCATGGTGTGGTGCTTCCCGCCAAGCCCTTTGAATAA
- the hmgA gene encoding homogentisate 1,2-dioxygenase, whose translation MNTISDKRMAPVDLPVQMAYQSGFANEFATEALPGALPIGQNSPQRAAYGLYAEQLSGTAFTAPRSHNRRSWLYRIRPAAVHQPFKQIDHGRIVSDFSHVPPTPPNQLRWDPLPIPTVPTDFVGGWVTMAGNGSPDAQSGCAIHLYAANQSMSGRFFYNADGELLIVPQHGRLLISTELGRLEIAPQEIAVIPRGVRFRVELPDGQARGYICENFGALFRLPDLGVIGSNGLANPRDFLTPQAWYEDVEGEFELVAKFNGFLWSAAIGHSPLDVVAWHGNYAPYKYDLRRFNSIGSISFDHPDPSIFLVLQSPSDTPGVDTIDFVIFPPRWLAAESTFRPPWYHRNIASEFMGLIHGEYDAKAEGFVPGGASLHNCMSGHGPDAETFDKASNADTSRPNKVADTMAFMFETPAVIKPTRFALETAQLQSEYFQCWQTLKKNFDPEKNEI comes from the coding sequence ATGAATACGATTTCTGATAAGAGAATGGCCCCGGTCGATTTGCCAGTGCAAATGGCTTATCAATCCGGCTTCGCCAATGAATTCGCAACCGAAGCACTTCCGGGTGCCTTGCCGATAGGCCAAAATTCTCCGCAGCGCGCTGCATACGGTCTGTATGCAGAACAGCTCTCTGGCACTGCATTTACCGCGCCTCGTAGCCATAATCGGCGTTCGTGGCTTTACCGTATCAGGCCAGCGGCCGTACATCAGCCCTTCAAGCAAATTGACCATGGGCGCATCGTGTCAGACTTTTCACATGTGCCGCCAACGCCACCGAATCAATTACGTTGGGATCCGTTGCCAATCCCAACTGTGCCTACCGACTTCGTTGGAGGTTGGGTAACAATGGCAGGAAATGGGTCGCCGGACGCGCAGTCAGGTTGTGCCATTCATTTATACGCGGCCAATCAATCGATGTCAGGTCGATTCTTTTACAATGCTGATGGCGAATTGTTGATCGTGCCGCAGCACGGACGTTTGCTGATCTCAACCGAGCTTGGACGCCTTGAAATCGCACCGCAGGAAATTGCCGTTATCCCGCGCGGCGTGCGCTTCCGTGTAGAGTTGCCTGATGGACAGGCACGCGGCTATATTTGCGAAAACTTCGGCGCATTATTCCGGCTTCCGGATCTCGGGGTCATTGGCTCCAACGGTTTGGCTAACCCAAGAGATTTTCTTACGCCACAAGCCTGGTATGAGGACGTTGAAGGCGAGTTTGAATTGGTGGCGAAGTTTAATGGCTTTCTCTGGAGCGCCGCAATCGGTCACTCGCCTTTGGATGTGGTAGCGTGGCATGGTAACTATGCGCCGTACAAGTATGACTTGCGCCGTTTCAATTCCATCGGGTCGATTAGTTTTGATCATCCAGATCCTTCAATCTTCTTGGTACTTCAGTCACCAAGCGACACACCTGGCGTGGATACGATCGACTTCGTGATTTTCCCACCACGCTGGTTGGCGGCAGAATCAACGTTTCGGCCGCCGTGGTATCACCGCAATATCGCAAGCGAATTCATGGGGTTGATTCACGGCGAATATGACGCCAAAGCAGAGGGATTCGTGCCTGGGGGCGCGAGCCTCCACAACTGTATGTCAGGCCATGGTCCGGATGCAGAAACCTTCGACAAAGCCTCTAATGCGGACACATCGCGGCCCAATAAGGTGGCAGATACAATGGCTTTCATGTTCGAGACACCCGCCGTCATCAAGCCAACCCGGTTCGCATTGGAGACCGCTCAGCTGCAAAGCGAATACTTCCAATGCTGGCAAACACTGAAGAAAAATTTTGACCCGGAAAAAAATGAAATCTGA
- a CDS encoding DUF2783 domain-containing protein — protein sequence MSQSLNLEPNLDRVDDFYQMLIDTHQGLSDAESQTVNAKLVLVLANHIGDINVLKQALEIAKAGA from the coding sequence ATGAGTCAATCATTAAATTTGGAGCCAAACCTCGACCGAGTCGATGACTTTTATCAGATGCTGATCGATACCCACCAAGGTTTGAGCGATGCAGAAAGCCAAACGGTCAATGCAAAGCTGGTTCTGGTTTTGGCTAATCACATCGGTGACATTAATGTCCTAAAACAGGCTCTGGAAATCGCGAAGGCCGGAGCCTAA
- a CDS encoding FAD-dependent oxidoreductase, with protein sequence MDKDYQKIEFSYTKPSKFQAASDAPFPVVVVGAGPVGLSAAVDLAQQGIETILLDDSNRLSEGSRAICFAKRTLEIFDRLHCGDRMVDKGVSWNVGKVFFRDAPVYSFNLLPEEGHRRPAFINLQQYYVEGFLYEQAIQEKNLDLRWKNKVVGLQQLDDCVVLTVETPEETYELRAKYVVVADGSRSAIRNFMGLESNGRVFKDRFLIADVKMCAEFPTERWFWFDPPFHPNQSVLLHKQPDDVWRIDFQLGWDADPVAERDPERVIPRIKALLGEDVEFKLEWVSVYTFSCLRMEKFRHGRVLFAGDSAHGVSPFGARGANSGVQDADNLTWKLKLVLAGKAPDTLLDTYGVEREEAADENILNSTRATDFITPKSAVSKIFRDAVLELSKNHGFARRIVNSGRLSMPTTYTRSLLATPDIDTFAGKMVPGAPCTDASIAVDGRPGWLLSLLGGDFNALYFADKNGPSSKELDALHSLSHADLPVRPIVVMPAESNSVKFPGLTVITDSTGLLKQRFDAVPGTFYLLRPDQHVCARWRTFDLNKVRAAVGRATCNV encoded by the coding sequence ATGGATAAGGATTATCAAAAAATTGAATTCAGCTATACGAAGCCCTCAAAGTTTCAGGCTGCTTCTGACGCACCGTTTCCTGTCGTCGTAGTGGGCGCTGGTCCGGTTGGCTTATCTGCTGCGGTCGATTTGGCCCAGCAGGGGATCGAGACAATTTTGCTCGACGACAGCAACAGGCTATCAGAAGGCTCACGAGCGATTTGCTTCGCCAAGCGCACGCTTGAAATTTTCGATCGCCTGCATTGCGGTGATCGCATGGTCGACAAGGGCGTGAGCTGGAATGTCGGTAAGGTATTTTTCCGCGACGCTCCTGTTTATAGTTTTAATCTGCTGCCGGAAGAGGGGCACAGACGTCCCGCCTTTATCAATTTGCAGCAGTACTATGTGGAAGGCTTCCTCTACGAACAGGCAATCCAGGAAAAGAACCTCGATCTGCGCTGGAAGAACAAGGTGGTTGGCTTGCAGCAGCTCGATGACTGCGTTGTATTGACAGTCGAGACGCCGGAGGAAACGTATGAGCTTCGTGCGAAATATGTCGTAGTAGCGGATGGCAGCCGCAGTGCGATTCGAAATTTTATGGGATTAGAAAGCAATGGTCGCGTTTTTAAAGATCGGTTTTTGATCGCCGACGTCAAAATGTGTGCCGAATTTCCTACAGAGCGCTGGTTCTGGTTCGATCCGCCATTTCACCCAAATCAGTCAGTGTTGTTGCACAAGCAGCCAGACGATGTTTGGCGCATCGACTTTCAGCTTGGCTGGGATGCGGACCCGGTCGCCGAAAGGGACCCGGAACGTGTTATCCCGCGTATCAAGGCCCTGCTTGGCGAAGATGTCGAATTCAAACTTGAGTGGGTCAGCGTGTACACCTTCTCTTGTCTGCGCATGGAAAAGTTCCGACATGGCCGGGTTCTGTTCGCTGGCGATTCTGCGCATGGTGTGTCGCCATTCGGCGCGCGCGGGGCAAACAGTGGCGTGCAGGATGCAGATAACCTTACATGGAAACTCAAGCTGGTTTTGGCTGGCAAAGCGCCCGATACATTGTTGGATACGTATGGGGTCGAGCGTGAAGAGGCTGCTGATGAAAATATCCTCAATTCGACACGGGCGACTGATTTTATTACGCCAAAAAGCGCAGTCAGCAAGATCTTCCGTGACGCCGTACTAGAGCTCTCGAAAAATCATGGCTTTGCCCGACGTATCGTCAATAGTGGAAGACTATCCATGCCGACCACCTATACCCGGTCGCTCTTGGCAACGCCCGATATCGACACGTTTGCGGGAAAGATGGTGCCAGGTGCGCCATGTACGGATGCTTCGATTGCAGTTGACGGCAGACCGGGATGGTTGCTCAGTCTGTTAGGAGGCGACTTTAACGCATTGTATTTTGCGGACAAGAACGGCCCTTCTTCCAAAGAATTGGATGCCTTGCATTCCTTGTCTCATGCAGATCTGCCAGTAAGGCCAATCGTCGTGATGCCTGCGGAGAGCAATTCGGTTAAATTTCCCGGCCTGACGGTGATTACGGACAGCACGGGACTGCTTAAGCAACGTTTTGACGCAGTGCCGGGCACATTTTATTTACTACGGCCGGATCAGCATGTCTGCGCGAGATGGCGCACCTTCGATTTGAATAAAGTCCGTGCTGCCGTCGGGCGCGCGACATGTAACGTATAG